One Micromonospora craniellae genomic region harbors:
- a CDS encoding YcaO-like family protein, with the protein MNRLLPGDTPLVKLHTDGTHRVAPLAETIDRVRRHFGPLGITRVADVTGLDRIGIPVVMVVRPNSRSLAVSQGKGTTLAAARASGLMEAAETHHAEHPPVPLRLATATDLARTADVIATGLPVPAHSGFHPDLPMLWAEGTDLTSGAPVWVPYETVHTDYTVTDLPGAGCFYATSNGLASGNHPREAVLHGLFEVVERDATVLWSLAAPETQDITRIDLATVDDPGCRRLLDDFDRADVLVAVWDQTSDLGLPAFSCEIIDRYANPLHVVPAAAGMGCHTDRGVALSRALTEAAQSRLTAITGSRDDQPPPAYARSHDLHALAGHRAVLADESPARRDFRQVPEIRHDTVDDDIADVCARLAKAGCDRVVAVDLSRPEFGIDVVRVVVPGLEHVDLDSAEVMIGPRARQAMA; encoded by the coding sequence ATGAACCGACTGCTGCCGGGTGACACACCACTGGTCAAACTGCACACCGACGGAACACACCGGGTCGCACCACTGGCCGAGACCATCGACCGGGTCCGCCGCCACTTTGGCCCGCTGGGCATCACCCGGGTCGCCGACGTCACCGGGCTCGATCGCATCGGTATTCCTGTCGTCATGGTCGTACGCCCGAACTCGCGGTCGTTGGCCGTCAGCCAGGGCAAGGGCACCACCCTGGCCGCCGCCCGGGCATCCGGACTGATGGAAGCCGCCGAGACCCACCACGCAGAGCATCCGCCGGTGCCACTGCGCCTGGCCACCGCTACCGACCTGGCCCGTACGGCGGACGTCATCGCCACCGGGCTCCCGGTCCCGGCCCACTCCGGGTTCCACCCGGACCTGCCGATGCTCTGGGCCGAGGGCACCGACCTGACCAGTGGAGCGCCGGTGTGGGTGCCGTACGAGACGGTGCACACCGACTACACAGTGACGGATCTGCCCGGTGCCGGTTGCTTCTACGCCACCTCCAACGGGCTGGCCTCCGGCAACCATCCACGGGAGGCCGTGTTGCACGGACTCTTCGAGGTGGTGGAACGTGACGCCACCGTGCTGTGGTCGTTGGCGGCCCCGGAGACACAAGACATCACCCGCATCGACCTCGCCACTGTCGACGACCCGGGTTGTCGCCGTCTGCTCGACGACTTCGATCGGGCCGACGTCCTGGTGGCGGTCTGGGACCAGACCTCCGACCTCGGACTGCCGGCCTTCAGCTGCGAAATCATCGACCGGTACGCCAATCCCCTGCACGTGGTCCCCGCCGCCGCCGGCATGGGCTGCCACACGGATCGCGGCGTGGCCCTGTCACGCGCGCTCACGGAGGCAGCGCAGAGCAGACTGACCGCGATCACCGGATCACGCGACGACCAGCCACCTCCGGCCTACGCCCGCAGCCACGATCTGCACGCTCTCGCCGGGCACCGGGCCGTATTGGCTGACGAGAGCCCGGCCCGACGCGATTTCCGACAGGTACCCGAGATCCGGCACGACACTGTCGACGACGACATCGCCGACGTGTGCGCCCGGCTGGCAAAAGCCGGCTGCGACCGCGTCGTCGCCGTCGACCTCAGCCGTCCCGAGTTCGGCATCGACGTGGTCCGTGTCGTGGTTCCCGGCCTGGAGCATGTCGACCTCGACTCGGCCGAGGTCATGATCGGGCCCCGCGCGCGGCAGGCCATGGCATGA
- a CDS encoding TfuA-like protein: MKAVVFAGPTIGPDDVATRGIRWRPPAAQGDVYRAALGRPAVIGIVDGYFSAVPAVWHKEILWAMSRGIHVLGAASMGALRAAELHPFGMVGVGAVFDGYRDGSYQADDEVAVAHGDADSGYRVMSDALVNIRATLDRAVHDEVLTPSVAGRLLDLARGLFYPERRYPRVLDLARQDPELRAFADQVTMFSRWLPSGRIDQKQADARALLQRVQQLVDTGVEAAPISFRLAQTQVWRQAQALSAAADTGGGPNTDLTLLRDELRLDGEYPEAYRQALLRHLMLREAHQRDLRPGRDTLAHAADRMRRRHQIDGKAAMDRWLADNDLSACDGERLIREQATLPLVDVVHQQEALVLLPDVLRLDGRYRTLASRAHAKADWLAQRGGRPPELADCGLAEDELWTWYFRHQRHSPVPEDLASYARAAGFSDLDEFRRAVLLDHAYHQEPR, from the coding sequence ATGAAGGCGGTGGTGTTCGCCGGGCCCACGATCGGACCGGACGACGTGGCGACGCGGGGCATCCGATGGCGGCCACCGGCCGCGCAGGGCGATGTGTACCGGGCAGCGCTGGGCAGACCCGCTGTCATCGGCATCGTCGACGGCTACTTCTCCGCCGTGCCTGCGGTCTGGCACAAGGAGATCCTCTGGGCAATGAGCCGGGGTATCCATGTGCTGGGTGCGGCCAGCATGGGGGCACTGCGCGCCGCCGAGCTGCACCCGTTCGGGATGGTCGGCGTCGGTGCGGTCTTCGACGGCTACCGGGACGGTTCGTACCAGGCCGACGACGAGGTCGCGGTGGCGCACGGCGATGCCGACTCAGGCTACCGCGTGATGTCCGACGCGCTGGTCAACATCCGTGCCACGCTGGACCGCGCCGTCCACGACGAGGTGCTCACGCCCAGCGTCGCCGGTCGCCTGCTGGACCTGGCCCGAGGTCTGTTCTATCCCGAACGCCGCTATCCGCGGGTGCTCGACCTGGCCCGGCAGGACCCCGAGCTGCGCGCCTTCGCCGACCAGGTGACCATGTTCAGCCGCTGGCTGCCCTCCGGACGGATCGACCAGAAGCAGGCAGACGCGCGAGCGCTGCTGCAGCGGGTACAGCAGCTGGTCGACACCGGCGTCGAGGCCGCACCGATCTCTTTCCGGTTGGCCCAGACGCAGGTGTGGCGTCAGGCGCAGGCCCTCAGCGCCGCGGCGGACACCGGTGGCGGCCCGAACACCGACCTCACCCTGCTGCGCGACGAACTTCGCCTCGACGGTGAGTATCCGGAGGCGTACCGGCAAGCCCTGTTGCGCCACCTCATGCTCCGCGAGGCACACCAGCGTGACCTGCGGCCGGGCCGCGACACGCTGGCCCATGCGGCGGACCGGATGCGTCGACGCCATCAGATCGACGGGAAGGCCGCGATGGACCGGTGGCTGGCCGACAACGATCTGAGCGCCTGCGACGGCGAACGGCTCATTCGGGAACAGGCCACTCTGCCGCTGGTCGACGTCGTACACCAGCAGGAGGCGCTCGTGCTCCTGCCCGACGTGCTCCGCCTCGATGGTCGGTACCGCACGCTGGCCAGCCGGGCGCACGCCAAGGCCGATTGGCTCGCACAGCGTGGTGGTCGCCCACCTGAGCTGGCCGACTGTGGCCTGGCCGAGGACGAGCTGTGGACGTGGTACTTCCGGCATCAGCGCCACAGCCCGGTGCCGGAGGATCTGGCCTCCTATGCCAGGGCCGCCGGCTTCTCCGACCTGGACGAGTTCCGTCGAGCCGTCCTGCTCGACCACGCCTACCATCAGGAGCCCAGATGA
- a CDS encoding prolyl oligopeptidase family serine peptidase — protein MTISPTRATDYPMARRDDLVEDHHGTAVADPYRWLEDPDDPQTQQWVAAQHRLSREYLDRSPWKRIIRERLRAVWSLRTCHTALVQGGRYFFFHNDGEQEQDTLQVMDSPDAESRVLLDPAEFCGPDNGHDGAVATISYATASPDGRLLAYSMSYGGSDWQEWRIREVSTGRDLPDQLLWSKFSSAGWNADGTGFYYTRYDAPPPEAHDWDPDRDPRVVFHRVGTSQDDDELIYQDPDNPEQGITVGTTEDGAYLLLFIWRGTDTTNLLRVKDLRTPGAAIAELLPSAAAAYSYIAGHGDTLWLQTDLDAPRGRIITVDPRRPDEFTQLVAEADDAIQGAGVISAKLYVAYLTDAACRVQIFHRDDGQPLGELPLPERGTLEGLRSAPTGTEAFFSFTSFTRPATVYRLDASDDSVTVFFAPTYTFDPDSFLAEQIWYDSADGTRVPMWVCRHRDVPLDGSAPTFLAAYGGFGFAITPTFTPGPIAWMQLGGVYALANVRGGGEFGEEWHRAGSGRNKIKAVEDLIAAAEWLSSHGYTSPQRLGLGGISNGGTLVAAAAVRRPDVCGCVIPVNGVLDLLRFHQFTIGWSWVFEYGSAEDPEDFAALYELSPLHRLRSHQTYPATLICTATRDDRVVPAHSYKFAATLQHTQSGTAPVLLRVDLTSGHARDARATEGLEDLSDRWTFAAHTLGMRVPPEA, from the coding sequence ATGACCATCTCTCCCACCCGCGCCACCGACTACCCGATGGCACGGCGCGACGACCTCGTGGAGGATCACCACGGGACCGCCGTCGCGGACCCGTACCGCTGGTTGGAGGATCCCGACGACCCGCAGACGCAGCAGTGGGTCGCCGCGCAGCACCGACTCAGCCGGGAGTATCTCGACCGTTCACCGTGGAAGCGGATCATCCGGGAGCGGCTACGCGCGGTGTGGAGCCTGCGTACCTGTCACACCGCGCTGGTCCAGGGTGGCCGGTACTTCTTCTTCCACAACGACGGCGAGCAGGAGCAGGACACGCTGCAGGTGATGGACTCCCCGGACGCAGAGTCGCGGGTGCTACTCGACCCGGCCGAGTTCTGTGGGCCGGACAACGGGCACGACGGGGCGGTGGCGACGATCTCCTATGCCACCGCCAGCCCGGACGGGCGACTGCTCGCCTACAGCATGTCCTACGGCGGATCGGACTGGCAGGAGTGGCGGATCCGCGAGGTGAGCACCGGGCGTGACCTGCCCGATCAGCTGTTGTGGAGCAAGTTCTCGTCGGCCGGATGGAATGCCGACGGGACCGGTTTCTACTACACCCGCTACGATGCGCCGCCACCGGAGGCCCACGACTGGGATCCCGACCGGGATCCCCGGGTGGTGTTTCACCGGGTGGGCACCAGCCAGGACGACGACGAACTGATCTATCAGGACCCGGACAACCCCGAACAGGGGATCACGGTCGGCACGACCGAGGACGGCGCGTACCTGTTGCTGTTCATCTGGCGCGGCACGGACACCACCAACCTGCTACGGGTGAAGGACCTGCGGACACCCGGCGCTGCGATCGCCGAACTGCTGCCGTCGGCTGCGGCGGCGTACTCGTACATCGCGGGGCACGGCGACACGTTGTGGCTGCAGACGGACCTGGACGCGCCGCGGGGGCGGATCATCACCGTCGACCCGCGCCGCCCGGACGAATTCACCCAACTGGTCGCCGAGGCCGACGACGCGATCCAGGGAGCCGGGGTCATCTCCGCGAAGCTCTATGTCGCCTACCTGACCGACGCCGCCTGCCGGGTACAGATCTTCCACCGCGACGACGGACAGCCGCTCGGCGAGTTGCCGCTGCCGGAGCGCGGCACCCTGGAGGGGTTACGCAGCGCGCCGACCGGTACGGAGGCGTTCTTCTCCTTCACCAGTTTCACCCGCCCGGCGACCGTGTACCGGCTCGATGCCAGCGACGACAGCGTCACGGTCTTCTTCGCGCCGACCTACACCTTCGACCCGGACAGCTTCCTGGCCGAGCAGATCTGGTACGACAGCGCCGACGGCACGCGTGTGCCCATGTGGGTGTGCCGGCACCGCGACGTACCGCTGGACGGAAGCGCACCGACGTTCCTGGCCGCGTACGGCGGGTTCGGTTTCGCCATCACCCCCACTTTCACCCCCGGCCCGATCGCCTGGATGCAGCTCGGTGGCGTGTACGCGCTGGCCAACGTACGCGGCGGCGGTGAGTTCGGCGAGGAATGGCACCGTGCAGGCTCCGGCCGCAACAAGATCAAGGCCGTCGAGGACCTGATCGCCGCCGCGGAGTGGCTCTCGTCGCACGGGTACACCAGCCCGCAACGGCTCGGGCTCGGCGGCATCAGCAACGGCGGTACCCTGGTGGCCGCCGCCGCGGTGCGCCGTCCCGACGTCTGTGGGTGTGTCATCCCGGTCAACGGCGTGTTGGACCTGCTGCGCTTCCACCAGTTCACGATCGGCTGGTCGTGGGTGTTCGAGTACGGTTCAGCGGAGGATCCGGAGGACTTCGCGGCCCTGTACGAGCTCTCGCCCCTGCACCGGCTCCGGTCGCACCAGACGTATCCGGCGACGTTGATCTGCACCGCCACCCGTGACGACCGCGTCGTGCCGGCGCACAGTTACAAGTTCGCCGCGACCTTGCAGCACACACAGTCCGGGACAGCACCGGTCCTCCTGCGGGTCGACCTCACCTCGGGGCACGCGCGTGATGCCCGGGCCACCGAAGGGCTGGAGGATCTCAGCGACCGCTGGACGTTCGCCGCGCACACACTGGGCATGCGGGTGCCGCCGGAGGCGTGA
- a CDS encoding MATE family efflux transporter codes for MMPADQADLIESETSGFRERFAESWRVTWPIIAGGLTTLALSVVDTAIVGQYSTEALATMSLVLPVYVLGSALILPWATAVQVHVSRWKGAGDTARISRVLDVGAVLCLTVGLAITVVVAVLAPLIVSVIAHGDPPAEAAAVLRILAASFPLIALTAHFRGVFGGIGETKTAMRVVMLVSLVNIPLDYALVFGLDLGAVGSAWGTFTASLMGAVYITVQARRRLSDRYPFWRPTHLHRSAGMGGSLWRMGWPDLVFSVLAYGSEVVLVVLVATLGQQPLAGYRLMVITVTVLWAVIFGASSGIAILVGQRLGAGDLPGAHAYRRSGAVVMAALAVIVVAAPLLAPGVVFHGFTDDPAVVAEARNVVYALIAIVPAMIVAMTLAGVLRAAGDTRGLMYIGVLSQVVVAMPLAYLCVTYTDLGLAGVYVGFATGLWVRAGLTLWRYRTGRWARSAIEGAAES; via the coding sequence ATGATGCCGGCCGACCAGGCCGATCTAATCGAGTCTGAAACGTCCGGCTTCCGAGAGCGGTTCGCGGAGAGTTGGCGGGTCACCTGGCCGATCATCGCCGGCGGACTGACCACGCTCGCCCTGAGCGTCGTGGACACCGCGATCGTCGGACAGTACTCCACCGAGGCGCTTGCCACGATGAGCCTCGTGTTGCCGGTCTATGTGCTCGGCTCTGCGCTGATCCTGCCGTGGGCCACGGCCGTCCAGGTGCACGTATCCCGGTGGAAGGGAGCCGGCGACACCGCACGGATCAGCCGTGTTCTCGATGTCGGCGCAGTGCTGTGCCTGACCGTCGGACTGGCGATCACTGTCGTCGTCGCCGTCCTCGCACCACTGATCGTGTCCGTGATCGCCCACGGAGACCCGCCTGCCGAGGCTGCGGCGGTGTTGCGGATCCTCGCTGCCTCCTTTCCGCTGATCGCTCTCACCGCTCACTTCCGGGGCGTGTTCGGCGGCATCGGCGAGACGAAGACCGCCATGCGGGTCGTCATGCTGGTGAGCCTCGTGAACATCCCGCTCGACTATGCGCTGGTGTTCGGTCTCGATCTCGGCGCGGTCGGCTCCGCCTGGGGCACCTTCACTGCGAGCCTGATGGGTGCCGTGTACATCACGGTGCAGGCCCGACGGCGACTGTCTGACCGGTATCCCTTCTGGCGCCCGACACACCTGCACCGATCCGCGGGCATGGGCGGCTCGCTGTGGCGGATGGGCTGGCCCGATCTCGTGTTCTCGGTGCTCGCCTACGGCAGTGAGGTCGTGCTCGTCGTCCTCGTGGCCACGCTCGGCCAGCAACCGCTGGCCGGATACCGACTCATGGTGATCACGGTGACCGTCCTGTGGGCGGTGATCTTCGGTGCCAGCAGCGGCATCGCGATCCTGGTCGGCCAGCGCCTTGGCGCCGGTGACCTGCCCGGCGCCCACGCCTACCGCCGGTCGGGCGCAGTCGTCATGGCGGCACTCGCCGTGATCGTGGTCGCCGCGCCGCTGCTCGCCCCCGGTGTCGTCTTCCACGGATTCACCGACGACCCGGCCGTCGTCGCTGAGGCCCGGAACGTCGTGTACGCACTGATCGCGATCGTGCCCGCGATGATTGTCGCGATGACTCTCGCAGGCGTACTGCGGGCCGCCGGCGACACCCGGGGTCTGATGTACATCGGGGTGCTCAGCCAGGTGGTCGTCGCAATGCCCCTCGCCTACCTCTGCGTGACGTACACGGATCTCGGCTTGGCCGGTGTCTACGTCGGCTTCGCCACCGGACTGTGGGTCCGAGCGGGGCTCACCCTCTGGCGGTACCGCACCGGCCGCTGGGCGCGATCCGCCATCGAGGGCGCCGCCGAGTCCTGA
- a CDS encoding class I SAM-dependent methyltransferase — translation MSDEYQIAGEYLHLLSEAAWQALRTPVTQALRGAAGDATLVDIGAGSGLGTEVLAATVPDGDVIAVEPSPLLRAVLLSRVAAHPDLRQRVTTLAGDALGVELPGRLGAVLAMNMIGHLDPDGRRTFLRRVAERLVPGAPLVLNLQPPAEPTPVPFTVFGEVQVGRHTYEGGGSAEPSGSAAVTWRMRYRVLDTDGAVLREDHADYRWHVVAPEVLLTEMADAGLTGEIGALDVVRATRRP, via the coding sequence ATGAGCGACGAATACCAGATCGCCGGGGAGTACCTGCATCTGCTCAGTGAAGCCGCCTGGCAAGCGCTGCGCACGCCGGTCACCCAGGCGCTGCGCGGCGCAGCCGGGGACGCCACGCTGGTCGACATCGGTGCGGGCAGCGGCCTCGGGACGGAGGTGCTCGCCGCGACCGTCCCGGACGGCGACGTGATCGCGGTCGAACCGTCACCGCTCCTGCGGGCGGTCCTGCTCTCCCGGGTCGCCGCCCACCCCGATCTGCGGCAACGGGTCACGACGCTGGCCGGGGACGCACTCGGTGTCGAGCTGCCCGGACGCCTCGGTGCCGTGCTGGCGATGAACATGATCGGCCACCTCGATCCCGACGGGCGCCGCACGTTCCTGCGACGGGTGGCCGAGCGACTCGTGCCGGGCGCGCCGCTGGTGCTGAACCTACAACCACCCGCAGAGCCGACGCCGGTGCCGTTCACGGTCTTCGGTGAGGTCCAGGTGGGTCGCCACACCTACGAAGGAGGTGGGTCGGCCGAGCCGTCCGGCTCGGCGGCGGTGACCTGGCGAATGCGCTATCGGGTCCTGGACACCGACGGCGCCGTGCTGCGGGAGGACCACGCCGACTACCGCTGGCACGTGGTCGCGCCCGAGGTCCTGCTCACCGAGATGGCCGACGCCGGCCTGACCGGCGAAATCGGAGCGCTGGACGTCGTCCGTGCCACGCGCCGCCCGTGA
- a CDS encoding ABC transporter ATP-binding protein, whose protein sequence is MTTTDPSDAGSSSPTERLAVHQVTLGYAHHHVTEDLTVTVPDGSLTIIVGPNGCGKSTMLKALARLISPIAGTVILDGADIARYRTREVARRLAILPQASVAPEGIRVAELVARGRYPHQGFLRQWTEDDETAVRDAMRVTDISDLSGRPVDTLSGGQRQRVWIATALAQQTPLLLLDEPTTYLDITHQIDVLDLCHTLNEAGRTLAVVLHDLNHACRYATHLIAMKDGAVVAAGRPQDIVTEDLISEVFGLDAVIVADPVAGTPMVVPGPGRRWRART, encoded by the coding sequence ATGACGACGACTGACCCATCCGACGCCGGCAGTTCGTCGCCGACCGAGCGCCTCGCTGTCCACCAGGTCACCTTGGGTTATGCCCACCACCATGTGACGGAGGACCTGACGGTCACCGTTCCCGACGGCTCGTTGACCATCATCGTCGGCCCGAACGGGTGCGGAAAGTCGACGATGCTGAAGGCACTGGCGCGGCTGATCAGCCCGATCGCGGGAACCGTGATCCTGGACGGGGCCGACATCGCGAGGTACCGCACCCGTGAGGTGGCCCGGCGGTTGGCGATTCTGCCGCAGGCGTCCGTGGCACCGGAAGGAATCAGGGTCGCCGAACTCGTTGCCCGTGGCAGATATCCCCACCAGGGGTTTCTGCGGCAGTGGACCGAGGATGATGAGACGGCGGTCCGGGACGCGATGCGGGTCACGGACATCAGCGATCTCTCCGGTCGGCCGGTGGACACCCTCTCCGGCGGCCAACGGCAACGGGTCTGGATCGCCACCGCCCTCGCCCAGCAGACGCCGTTGCTGCTGCTGGACGAACCAACGACGTACCTGGACATCACCCATCAGATCGATGTCCTCGACCTCTGCCACACCCTCAACGAGGCGGGCCGTACGCTCGCGGTGGTGCTGCACGACCTGAACCACGCCTGCCGGTACGCCACCCACCTGATCGCCATGAAGGACGGCGCGGTGGTCGCCGCCGGTAGGCCGCAGGACATCGTCACCGAGGACCTCATCAGCGAGGTCTTTGGCCTGGACGCCGTCATCGTCGCCGACCCGGTGGCAGGGACGCCGATGGTCGTGCCGGGCCCCGGACGCCGGTGGCGGGCGCGTACCTGA
- a CDS encoding FecCD family ABC transporter permease, producing the protein MSSPLSGRVDFGPARLQIRWGSRFSIVANTRVAAVTVVCLVVCLVAFLVSVVTGPYPVSTGELIDIVSRQGKPFPTKVVLEWRLPRAVAAVVFGAALGVSGAVFQSLTRNPLGSPDVIGFNTGAFTGALISIVFLSGSALTTITFAFIGGIATAVAVYLLAYRSGVDGFRFVLVGVGVSAALSAVNSLIVLKADTRVALTASIWGQGSLENLRWAQAAPSTLLLAAMIPATMAIGRHLRQLELGDDHARGTGARIEPTRLASVVAGIGLIALVTSVCGPVAFLALAAPQLARVLTASAGTNLIASAAVGGALLIIADLVAGRVFPSPVPVGIVTVVIGGSYLTWLLTRRIRIRTS; encoded by the coding sequence ATGAGCTCTCCGCTCTCCGGACGCGTCGACTTTGGCCCGGCCCGCCTCCAGATCCGATGGGGAAGCCGCTTCTCCATCGTGGCGAACACGCGCGTCGCGGCGGTCACGGTGGTCTGCCTCGTGGTCTGCCTTGTGGCATTCCTCGTCAGTGTGGTCACCGGACCGTACCCGGTGTCGACAGGTGAGCTCATCGACATCGTGTCCAGGCAGGGCAAGCCCTTCCCGACCAAGGTGGTGTTGGAATGGCGGTTGCCCAGAGCCGTCGCCGCCGTGGTGTTCGGCGCGGCACTGGGCGTCAGCGGCGCGGTGTTCCAATCGCTGACTCGTAACCCACTCGGCAGCCCGGATGTGATCGGATTCAACACCGGAGCCTTCACCGGCGCGCTGATCTCGATCGTGTTCCTGTCCGGCAGCGCGCTGACCACCATCACCTTCGCATTCATCGGCGGCATCGCCACTGCTGTCGCTGTCTACCTGCTGGCTTACCGGTCAGGGGTCGACGGTTTTCGCTTCGTGCTGGTCGGCGTCGGTGTCTCGGCGGCCCTGTCCGCCGTCAACTCGCTGATCGTGCTCAAGGCCGACACGCGGGTCGCCCTGACGGCCTCGATCTGGGGCCAGGGGAGCCTGGAGAATCTCCGCTGGGCCCAGGCTGCCCCGTCAACGCTGCTGCTCGCCGCGATGATCCCGGCCACCATGGCAATCGGACGGCACCTACGGCAGCTGGAACTCGGCGACGACCATGCCCGCGGCACCGGCGCCCGGATCGAACCCACCCGGCTCGCATCAGTGGTCGCCGGCATCGGTCTGATCGCGTTGGTCACCAGCGTGTGTGGTCCGGTCGCCTTTCTCGCCCTCGCCGCACCGCAACTTGCCCGGGTCCTTACCGCCAGTGCCGGCACCAATTTGATAGCTTCCGCAGCCGTCGGGGGAGCGCTCCTCATCATTGCCGACCTGGTAGCCGGTCGGGTCTTCCCCAGTCCCGTGCCGGTCGGCATCGTCACCGTGGTGATCGGTGGCAGCTACCTGACCTGGCTTCTCACGCGACGGATACGGATTCGAACCTCATGA
- a CDS encoding FecCD family ABC transporter permease codes for MVPLVVLLAVVCLSGVLVGSVFLSTSEAFDGLLGRGDEATQIIIRDMRLPRTVAAVVVGLCLGLAGALMQALVRNPIADPGLLGVNAGASLAVVLAVGMFGLTHIQQYMWFALAGALLVSTAVYLLGFSRVGTSPAALVLAGVAISAVLLGIVTALSLTDPESFNVMRGWLAGSVVGRDLSSIGMISPVVLVAALTTVATARPLGQLALGEDLARSLGVPVTATRIAVAGAVALLAGAATAVAGPILFIGLMVPQIARWIAGTRLGWVLAYSAVLGALLMLVADVAGRLVIWPDEAPAGLMTALLGAPVLIMLARGDRIRPS; via the coding sequence ATGGTGCCCCTGGTCGTTCTGCTCGCTGTGGTCTGCCTGTCCGGCGTCCTCGTCGGGTCGGTCTTCCTCTCGACGTCGGAGGCGTTCGATGGGCTGCTCGGCCGGGGTGACGAGGCGACGCAGATCATCATTCGGGACATGCGACTGCCCCGTACCGTCGCCGCGGTCGTTGTGGGCCTCTGTCTCGGTCTGGCCGGAGCCCTCATGCAGGCATTGGTCCGCAACCCGATCGCGGATCCGGGGCTGCTCGGGGTCAACGCCGGCGCGAGCCTGGCGGTCGTCCTCGCCGTCGGAATGTTCGGTCTCACCCACATCCAGCAGTACATGTGGTTCGCCCTCGCCGGCGCCTTGCTGGTGTCGACAGCGGTCTACCTGTTGGGGTTCAGTCGGGTCGGGACCTCACCGGCCGCTCTCGTCCTGGCCGGGGTCGCGATCTCCGCAGTACTGCTCGGCATCGTGACCGCGCTGTCCCTCACCGACCCGGAGAGCTTCAACGTCATGCGAGGGTGGCTGGCCGGATCGGTGGTGGGCCGCGACCTGAGCTCGATCGGGATGATCTCTCCCGTCGTTCTGGTGGCCGCCCTCACGACGGTGGCGACCGCTCGTCCGCTCGGTCAGCTCGCTCTGGGTGAGGATCTGGCCCGTTCCCTCGGGGTGCCGGTGACCGCCACCCGGATCGCCGTGGCCGGCGCCGTCGCTCTTCTCGCCGGCGCCGCCACGGCGGTGGCCGGGCCGATCCTCTTCATCGGGCTCATGGTCCCGCAGATCGCCCGCTGGATCGCCGGGACCCGACTCGGGTGGGTCCTCGCGTACAGCGCCGTCCTCGGCGCGCTCCTGATGCTTGTCGCCGATGTCGCGGGCCGACTCGTGATCTGGCCAGACGAGGCCCCGGCTGGCCTGATGACCGCTCTGCTGGGCGCACCGGTCCTCATCATGCTCGCTCGCGGAGATCGGATCAGGCCGTCATGA
- a CDS encoding ABC transporter substrate-binding protein: MTGLVACSTTATPGSTGAGDGAETRTVTDWFGEVTIPVAPERIVALDENAALNLLMLGMKPQVTYNAWGSDVAVKILQEAGVEVRPMTGGGRRPAVEDVANIEPDLIVVTAVAGSEQELAPFGDVAPTLRAPYMEPWRELVSAYGRYFDKGAASDKVIEVLTSMTKEVATKHADRPKSLSVLLGAVRGDSVMVTDSSNSLSTVIAESGFTRPAGEEKAAPEGQSYGGWVMLSPEQIPQHDADIVAVPKATYYDEKIVTRQPLFQALPAVKQGRAPIVNGDMWTGGYGFAVYWVLVDLAAFASGSIVVGTEADAAQRWKQFQSLITA; this comes from the coding sequence GTGACTGGTCTCGTCGCCTGCTCGACGACCGCCACTCCCGGCTCCACCGGGGCCGGGGATGGGGCGGAAACGAGGACCGTCACCGACTGGTTCGGCGAGGTCACCATCCCGGTGGCTCCCGAGCGGATCGTCGCGCTGGACGAGAACGCCGCTCTGAATCTGCTCATGCTGGGGATGAAACCGCAGGTGACGTACAACGCCTGGGGCTCGGACGTCGCTGTGAAGATTCTGCAGGAGGCGGGCGTGGAGGTTCGGCCGATGACCGGCGGAGGTCGTCGGCCGGCCGTCGAGGACGTGGCGAATATCGAGCCGGATCTCATCGTCGTCACCGCTGTGGCGGGCAGCGAGCAGGAACTCGCGCCGTTCGGGGATGTCGCACCGACCCTGCGGGCACCCTACATGGAACCGTGGCGCGAGTTGGTGAGCGCATACGGCAGATACTTCGACAAGGGAGCCGCCTCGGACAAGGTCATCGAGGTACTGACCTCGATGACCAAGGAGGTCGCGACGAAGCACGCCGACCGTCCCAAGTCGCTGTCGGTGCTGCTCGGAGCCGTGCGCGGCGATTCCGTGATGGTGACCGACTCCAGTAACAGCCTGTCGACGGTGATCGCCGAGTCAGGATTCACCCGCCCCGCAGGGGAGGAGAAGGCCGCACCTGAGGGCCAGTCGTACGGTGGCTGGGTCATGCTCTCACCCGAGCAGATCCCGCAGCACGATGCCGACATCGTGGCGGTGCCGAAGGCGACCTACTACGACGAGAAGATCGTCACCAGGCAACCGCTGTTCCAAGCCCTGCCGGCGGTCAAGCAGGGCCGGGCGCCGATCGTCAACGGTGACATGTGGACCGGCGGTTACGGCTTCGCGGTGTACTGGGTCCTGGTCGATCTGGCGGCTTTCGCCTCGGGGTCGATCGTCGTCGGCACCGAGGCGGACGCCGCACAGCGCTGGAAGCAGTTCCAGTCCCTGATCACGGCGTAG